A single window of Bacteroidota bacterium DNA harbors:
- a CDS encoding DUF1080 domain-containing protein, with the protein LLPLEEFDGEWVTLFDGVSLNGWRANENTGTFSVENGSIKVDGPRSHLFYVGDVGDHNFKNFEFKADIMTKPGANSGMYFHTEFLDEGWPEKGYEVQVNNTHSDPKKTGGLYAIADVIDNSPAKDNEWFTQHIIVKDNWIQIRVNGEVVTDYEEPANELRPENMRRRKLSSGTIALQGHDPESVIYYKNVMVKIIE; encoded by the coding sequence CTCCTCCCACTCGAAGAATTTGATGGCGAATGGGTGACCTTATTTGACGGCGTTTCCCTGAACGGATGGCGTGCCAATGAAAACACAGGCACCTTCAGTGTTGAAAATGGCAGCATTAAAGTTGATGGGCCGCGCTCCCACCTCTTTTATGTTGGCGATGTCGGCGACCACAATTTTAAGAACTTCGAGTTCAAAGCAGATATTATGACCAAGCCCGGAGCGAACTCGGGGATGTATTTCCATACCGAATTTCTCGATGAAGGCTGGCCAGAGAAAGGCTATGAGGTCCAGGTCAATAACACCCATAGCGATCCTAAAAAAACTGGCGGCCTGTATGCCATCGCCGATGTAATAGACAATTCGCCGGCGAAAGACAACGAGTGGTTCACCCAGCACATCATTGTAAAAGATAACTGGATCCAAATTCGGGTGAACGGCGAGGTAGTAACTGACTACGAAGAACCTGCCAATGAGCTCAGACCAGAAAACATGCGCCGGCGCAAGCTCTCAAGCGGTACCATCGCCCTCCAGGGTCACGACCCGGAAAGCGTGATCTACTATAAAAATGTGATGGTGAAAATAATTGAGTGA
- a CDS encoding ABC transporter permease, translating into MSSKLKQFLAASGPFWGLLFVFMLFAVLSPQAFTSFYNLKTIFTQSVIIGIAALGMTFVIISRGIDLSVGSQIALGTVVTAVLLNMGGGGWWPAVGALGGILACAAVGAIAAFFITRFGVAPFIVTLGTMQIARGAAKWIGSEQTVPTDDNWLQALMLIDPEPGWLVFAPGIWIALLLLLVSAIALRYTIFGRYVYAIGSNEETARLCGVRVDLMKIIIYTLCGVFTGIAAIMQYSYLTIGDPTSAVGLELDIIAAVVIGGASLNGGEGTAIGSFIGALIMAVLRNGCNMLGVPNFVQEIIIGAIIVGAVMIDQQKHRLKS; encoded by the coding sequence ATGTCTTCAAAGCTCAAACAATTCCTCGCAGCTTCCGGACCGTTCTGGGGCTTGCTCTTTGTGTTCATGCTGTTTGCTGTACTCAGCCCGCAGGCGTTCACATCATTCTATAACCTTAAAACCATTTTCACCCAGAGCGTAATCATAGGGATTGCAGCACTGGGGATGACCTTTGTCATTATCTCGCGGGGTATTGACCTGAGTGTCGGGTCGCAGATTGCGCTGGGTACGGTGGTAACCGCGGTTTTGCTCAATATGGGTGGCGGTGGATGGTGGCCTGCCGTTGGGGCGCTTGGAGGTATTTTAGCCTGTGCCGCCGTAGGGGCCATCGCAGCCTTTTTTATCACCCGGTTTGGTGTGGCTCCTTTTATCGTCACGCTCGGCACCATGCAAATTGCACGTGGTGCTGCCAAGTGGATTGGTTCTGAACAAACGGTACCAACCGATGACAACTGGCTGCAAGCCCTGATGCTCATCGACCCCGAACCCGGTTGGCTTGTTTTTGCACCAGGAATCTGGATCGCTCTGCTCCTCTTGCTTGTATCCGCTATAGCACTCCGCTACACCATCTTTGGCCGATATGTTTATGCCATTGGCTCAAACGAAGAAACTGCCCGTCTCTGTGGCGTCCGCGTAGACCTGATGAAAATCATCATCTATACCCTCTGTGGTGTATTCACGGGCATAGCCGCGATCATGCAATACAGCTATCTCACCATTGGCGACCCTACATCTGCAGTAGGGCTCGAGCTCGACATTATCGCAGCAGTGGTCATTGGCGGCGCATCCCTGAATGGCGGCGAGGGCACCGCCATCGGCTCTTTTATCGGTGCGCTCATCATGGCTGTACTCCGCAACGGATGTAACATGCTTGGCGTCCCCAACTTTGTGCAGGAAATTATCATTGGCGCCATCATTGTAGGCGCAGTCATGATTGACCAGCAAAAGCACAGGCTAAAATCGTAG
- a CDS encoding DoxX family protein: protein MEGIAILAPALFLKLACLAFLSILFLQSGLDKVFNYKGNLDYFKSHFANSPLKNTVGLMMPAITLLEVAAGVLSAVGLVLLLLNGETQVGLLGAQVSLLSIIALFFGQRVAQDYAGASTLVGYFLVAAASVYILGF, encoded by the coding sequence ATGGAAGGGATTGCGATCCTGGCGCCGGCCCTGTTTTTAAAGTTGGCCTGCCTGGCGTTTTTGAGTATCCTGTTTTTACAATCAGGTTTGGACAAAGTGTTCAACTACAAAGGAAACCTCGACTACTTCAAAAGCCACTTTGCCAACAGTCCATTAAAAAATACGGTAGGACTCATGATGCCGGCAATCACGCTACTTGAGGTAGCAGCCGGCGTATTGTCTGCTGTGGGTCTTGTGCTGCTCCTGCTAAATGGAGAAACGCAGGTTGGTTTGCTAGGGGCGCAGGTATCCCTGTTGTCTATTATTGCGCTCTTCTTTGGGCAGCGCGTGGCGCAGGACTATGCCGGCGCAAGCACGCTGGTTGGGTATTTCCTTGTTGCCGCAGCAAGCGTGTATATACTCGGCTTTTAG
- a CDS encoding ThuA domain-containing protein: protein MKKPFYQRKLFLFSVVPLALLAAYFLFFRDNGGEINVLVFSSTEQFRHDSIEPGIAAVRQLGETHGFTVLATEDASVFHEEALQAYNVVLFLNTTGDVLNDAQQIEFNRFIQAGGGFVGVHAAADTEYDWPWYGELVGGWFKSHPMDPNVREGALQVVDADHPGAQGLPATWNKEDEWYEYRSVHEEVEVLLTIDELSYKSEDESPAAAPRPIAWYREYDGGRSFYTGLGHTAASYEDELFLSHLWGGIQYAAGEGRPVDFNNATVAPEQNRYMKQVLVDNLNEPMELEYLGNGRILFVERHGDVKLYDRATGETETIATVNVYSDLEEGLLGVAADPDYANNNWIYMSYSAPDADEIRLSRFDLVDKTLDFESEKVLFTVPVQRDQCCHVAGSIEFGPDGNLFLSIGDNTSPRDTGYGPIDEREGRGPWDAQKSSSNTNDLRGSIMRIKPEVDGTYSIPDGNLFPKDGSGGRPEIFVLGNRNPFRIAIDQRTGYLYWGEIGPDAGEDSTSRGSRGYDEVNQAKAAGFFGWPYFIGDNQAYNDHSFETEESGPLFDVNAPINDSPNNTGARELPPAQPAFIWYPYGPSEKFPLVGSGGRNAMAGPVYYYDDYASSEGKIPEYYDGKLFIYDWMRGWMMAVTMDEEGNYVRMEPFLSSMEFINPMDMLFAPDGTIYMLEYGPSWFSGSPQARLSHIAYIQGNRPPLAAIEADQSVGAVPLDVQFTSASIDYDNDELAYSWDFGDGTTSTEANPAHTYNTAGEYAVSLTVSDPEGERASTSFKVLAGNGLPALSFDIVGGSSTFYWDDSVIEYAIALTDEEDGSLVDGGINPGDVTLTMDYLERGTDLALPVLGHEAMMDATRSLVGKQLVEASDCAGCHFVDQASVGPTYKDIAIRYQGDAKAPAMLAEKIVNGGGGNWGEVVMAAHPQVSVAEARKMAEYILSIDGNAASAPGLPLNGSYTFTDHKGQEEAGTYTFIATYTDRGGEGVGPLTVRDVVTLRSPRIAAVDYDEAKDAQSVTAPEDAPGGLGGRQLLLGAHGAEVIYKNIDLRGIGGIKGTFVVAPTFTTGGHVDIYLGSPDGQLLGTMDVAQGLTDFGEKDVSIAFPEIDGTQDLVFVYRNEDEDGLVCIGISFQFNRATAS from the coding sequence ATGAAAAAACCATTTTATCAGCGGAAGCTGTTTCTGTTTTCTGTTGTACCGCTTGCCCTGTTGGCCGCCTACTTTCTCTTTTTTCGGGATAATGGTGGCGAAATCAACGTGCTTGTGTTCTCCTCGACCGAACAGTTCAGGCATGATTCAATTGAGCCGGGTATAGCGGCTGTCAGGCAATTGGGTGAAACGCATGGATTTACCGTGCTGGCAACAGAAGATGCTTCCGTGTTTCATGAAGAAGCCCTTCAGGCATACAATGTTGTGCTGTTTCTCAATACAACGGGTGATGTGCTGAACGATGCCCAACAAATTGAATTTAACCGGTTCATTCAGGCTGGTGGTGGCTTTGTTGGTGTCCATGCTGCTGCGGATACAGAGTACGACTGGCCCTGGTATGGTGAACTTGTTGGAGGTTGGTTCAAGAGCCATCCTATGGATCCGAATGTGCGCGAAGGCGCGTTGCAAGTTGTTGATGCCGACCATCCGGGCGCGCAAGGGCTGCCGGCCACCTGGAATAAAGAAGATGAGTGGTACGAATACCGGTCGGTTCATGAAGAAGTAGAAGTGCTCCTGACCATTGATGAGTTGTCGTACAAAAGCGAAGACGAGTCACCGGCTGCAGCGCCGCGCCCAATTGCATGGTATCGGGAATACGATGGCGGACGTTCATTCTATACAGGACTCGGCCACACGGCTGCATCGTACGAAGACGAGCTCTTTTTATCACACCTTTGGGGTGGTATTCAGTATGCCGCTGGTGAGGGCCGGCCCGTTGATTTCAACAACGCCACGGTTGCGCCAGAGCAAAACCGCTACATGAAGCAGGTGTTGGTTGATAACCTCAACGAGCCCATGGAACTGGAATACCTGGGCAATGGCCGCATTCTTTTTGTTGAGCGCCATGGAGATGTCAAGTTATACGATCGCGCGACAGGTGAAACGGAAACGATTGCAACCGTCAATGTTTACTCTGATCTCGAAGAAGGCTTGCTCGGCGTTGCCGCTGATCCAGACTATGCAAACAACAACTGGATCTATATGTCTTATTCAGCGCCCGACGCCGACGAAATCCGGTTGTCGCGTTTTGATCTGGTAGATAAAACGCTCGATTTTGAAAGCGAGAAAGTGCTGTTTACTGTGCCAGTACAGCGCGACCAGTGTTGCCACGTGGCCGGCTCCATTGAATTTGGCCCGGATGGTAATCTCTTTCTTTCCATCGGTGACAATACCAGCCCCCGCGATACCGGCTATGGCCCGATCGACGAACGCGAGGGGCGTGGGCCATGGGATGCGCAAAAGTCATCGTCTAATACCAATGACCTACGCGGCAGCATCATGCGCATCAAGCCAGAGGTTGATGGTACCTACAGCATCCCCGATGGTAACCTGTTTCCGAAAGATGGATCTGGCGGCCGGCCGGAGATCTTTGTGCTGGGTAACCGCAATCCGTTCCGTATCGCTATCGACCAGCGTACGGGGTACCTCTACTGGGGAGAAATTGGCCCAGATGCCGGCGAAGACAGCACAAGCAGAGGTTCTCGTGGGTACGATGAAGTTAACCAGGCAAAAGCCGCCGGCTTCTTCGGATGGCCTTATTTCATCGGCGATAACCAGGCCTATAACGACCACAGCTTTGAGACGGAAGAATCGGGACCACTTTTCGATGTAAACGCCCCGATCAACGACTCACCAAATAATACCGGCGCTCGCGAGTTGCCCCCTGCGCAGCCGGCTTTTATCTGGTATCCTTACGGCCCGTCAGAAAAATTTCCACTGGTAGGAAGCGGCGGCCGAAATGCCATGGCCGGCCCCGTGTATTACTATGATGATTATGCATCCTCCGAAGGCAAAATTCCGGAATACTACGACGGTAAACTCTTCATTTATGATTGGATGCGTGGTTGGATGATGGCGGTGACCATGGATGAAGAAGGTAACTACGTGCGCATGGAGCCCTTCCTGTCCAGTATGGAATTCATCAACCCGATGGACATGCTTTTTGCCCCGGATGGTACAATCTACATGCTCGAATACGGACCCTCCTGGTTCTCCGGCAGTCCCCAGGCTCGCCTGTCGCACATTGCCTATATCCAGGGCAATCGACCGCCGCTTGCAGCCATTGAGGCGGACCAAAGCGTTGGCGCTGTCCCCCTTGATGTGCAGTTCACCTCTGCCTCCATCGATTATGACAATGATGAACTGGCGTATAGCTGGGACTTTGGCGACGGTACGACATCCACAGAAGCCAATCCGGCGCATACCTACAACACGGCCGGCGAATATGCCGTGAGTCTCACGGTAAGTGACCCGGAAGGTGAGCGCGCCAGCACAAGTTTCAAGGTGCTGGCCGGCAACGGGTTGCCGGCGCTTTCCTTTGACATTGTAGGAGGAAGCAGCACCTTTTACTGGGATGATTCTGTGATAGAATACGCGATTGCGCTGACTGACGAAGAAGATGGTAGCCTGGTTGATGGTGGGATAAATCCTGGTGATGTTACCCTGACAATGGACTATCTCGAGCGAGGTACTGACCTTGCTTTGCCTGTTCTTGGTCATGAAGCCATGATGGATGCTACGCGCTCATTGGTGGGCAAGCAACTGGTTGAAGCATCAGACTGCGCCGGCTGTCATTTTGTCGATCAGGCATCGGTTGGTCCCACTTACAAGGACATCGCCATACGTTACCAGGGTGACGCAAAAGCGCCGGCTATGCTGGCCGAGAAAATTGTCAATGGCGGCGGCGGCAATTGGGGCGAAGTTGTAATGGCGGCCCATCCGCAGGTGTCGGTTGCTGAAGCCAGGAAGATGGCAGAATACATTCTGTCGATTGATGGCAACGCGGCATCGGCACCCGGCTTGCCGCTCAATGGATCGTATACTTTCACAGACCACAAAGGCCAGGAAGAAGCCGGGACCTACACTTTTATAGCAACCTACACAGACCGCGGTGGAGAGGGTGTTGGACCGCTCACGGTGCGTGACGTGGTTACTTTGCGCAGCCCACGCATTGCAGCGGTTGATTACGACGAGGCCAAAGATGCCCAAAGCGTAACAGCGCCAGAAGATGCTCCCGGGGGCCTCGGTGGACGGCAACTATTGCTCGGCGCTCATGGCGCTGAAGTAATTTACAAAAATATTGACCTGCGCGGTATCGGTGGGATCAAGGGTACGTTTGTGGTTGCGCCGACGTTTACGACCGGAGGGCATGTAGATATTTATCTCGGCAGTCCCGACGGACAATTACTGGGCACCATGGATGTAGCGCAGGGCTTGACAGACTTTGGAGAAAAGGATGTTTCGATTGCGTTTCCTGAAATCGATGGTACGCAGGACCTCGTTTTTGTATATCGGAATGAAGACGAAGATGGCCTGGTTTGTATCGGGATTTCATTCCAGTTTAACCGCGCAACGGCGTCATAA